A genome region from Arachidicoccus soli includes the following:
- a CDS encoding DUF1015 domain-containing protein yields the protein MSKINPFKALRPAQQFAKNLASRPYDVLNREEAKAEAEGNAVSFLHITKSEIDLPEEEDIHSAHVYEKAKENLQAFIDNHILFSEEKPCYYIYQLIMNGKSQTGLVAVSSVDDYENDIIKKHEFTRPEKEKDRINHIATTGAQTGNVFLAYRNVAEVDEIINNWKDQHAPTYDFIAEDTISHTIWVVNDTQTMERISQLFEQQVPNTYIADGHHRAASAAKVRQQLGDKKTEEANWFLTTLFPANELQILDYNRVVKDLNGLNAATFLNELDGKFIVEKSEFPVKPKRLHDIGMYLKGSWYCLIAKESSYSNDPIGVLDVSILQENVFAPLLNILDQRTDKRVDFVGGIRGVKELEKRVNSGEMEVAFSLFPVSIEQLFDIADSGNVMPPKSTWFEPKLRDGLLTHLIF from the coding sequence ATGAGTAAAATAAATCCATTTAAAGCATTGCGCCCGGCACAACAATTTGCTAAAAATTTAGCCAGCAGACCCTATGATGTATTAAATAGAGAAGAAGCGAAAGCTGAAGCTGAGGGTAATGCCGTTTCCTTTTTACATATCACAAAAAGTGAGATTGATCTTCCTGAGGAGGAAGATATTCATTCGGCACATGTCTATGAAAAAGCTAAAGAAAATTTACAAGCTTTTATTGATAACCATATTCTTTTTTCAGAGGAGAAACCATGTTATTACATCTATCAATTGATTATGAACGGGAAAAGCCAAACTGGCTTAGTTGCTGTAAGTTCTGTAGATGATTATGAAAATGATATTATCAAGAAACACGAGTTTACTCGCCCTGAAAAAGAAAAAGATAGGATTAATCATATTGCCACAACAGGTGCTCAAACTGGTAATGTGTTTTTGGCTTATCGAAATGTAGCTGAAGTAGATGAGATTATTAATAATTGGAAAGACCAACATGCACCTACATACGATTTTATTGCAGAAGATACTATTAGCCATACTATTTGGGTGGTAAACGATACTCAAACAATGGAAAGGATTTCGCAGTTGTTTGAACAGCAAGTCCCCAATACATATATTGCAGATGGTCATCATCGCGCGGCTTCGGCAGCAAAAGTGCGCCAACAATTGGGCGATAAAAAAACAGAAGAAGCTAATTGGTTTTTAACTACCTTATTCCCTGCTAACGAATTGCAGATATTGGATTATAACCGAGTAGTAAAGGATTTAAATGGATTGAACGCTGCAACTTTTTTGAATGAATTAGACGGTAAATTTATTGTTGAAAAAAGTGAATTTCCGGTAAAACCCAAACGTTTGCACGATATTGGTATGTATTTAAAAGGAAGTTGGTATTGTTTAATTGCAAAAGAAAGCTCTTATTCCAATGACCCGATTGGTGTTTTAGATGTAAGTATCTTGCAGGAGAATGTTTTTGCTCCATTATTAAATATCCTCGATCAACGTACAGACAAGCGTGTAGATTTTGTAGGTGGGATAAGGGGCGTGAAAGAGTTGGAGAAACGTGTAAATTCAGGTGAAATGGAAGTTGCGTTTAGTTTGTTTCCGGTAAGTATAGAACAATTGTTCGATATTGCAGATAGTGGAAATGTAATGCCGCCTAAAAGTACTTGGTTTGAACCTAAATTGCGGGACGGTCTTTTAACACATCTTATTTTTTGA
- the serC gene encoding 3-phosphoserine/phosphohydroxythreonine transaminase codes for MKKHNFNSGPSILPQEVLQQASEAVLDFNGIGLSILEIGHRTSWFVEVINEARALVKELMQLGEDYDVLFLQGGATTQFMQVPLNLLDKDAAAAYCVNGIWGDKAVKEAKIFGNVNVVSSTKDKNHSYIQKDFSVPSDNVYLHYTSNNTVEGTQWHTTPNTNLPLIADMSSDIFSRPVDFSKHSLIYAGAQKNAGAAGVTIVVVKKDILGKTNRNISPIMDYRKHIEADALLNTPPVFAVYVSILTLRWIKKEGGLVEMEKRAKERADLLYSTLDSLPVFAPIVAKKDRSLMNATFTTHNKELENLFLEECKQQGMIGVKGHRSVGGLRVSMYNAMPISSVQALVDLMIDFNRRNG; via the coding sequence ATGAAAAAACATAATTTTAATTCTGGCCCTTCTATTCTTCCTCAGGAAGTATTGCAACAGGCAAGTGAAGCTGTATTGGACTTTAATGGCATCGGATTATCTATTTTAGAAATCGGCCATCGTACAAGTTGGTTTGTAGAAGTTATCAACGAAGCGCGAGCATTGGTTAAAGAGCTCATGCAACTTGGTGAAGATTACGATGTGCTGTTTTTGCAAGGTGGTGCAACTACACAGTTTATGCAAGTGCCTTTAAACCTACTTGATAAAGATGCTGCTGCCGCTTATTGTGTTAATGGCATTTGGGGAGATAAGGCTGTAAAAGAGGCTAAAATCTTTGGCAATGTAAATGTAGTTTCTTCTACAAAAGATAAAAATCATTCTTATATCCAAAAGGATTTTTCGGTTCCATCAGATAATGTATATCTTCATTACACTTCGAACAATACAGTTGAAGGTACACAATGGCATACAACGCCAAACACAAATTTACCGCTGATTGCAGATATGAGTAGCGATATTTTTTCGAGACCCGTAGATTTTTCAAAACATAGTTTGATATATGCGGGAGCGCAAAAAAATGCTGGGGCTGCAGGTGTAACAATTGTTGTTGTAAAGAAAGATATTTTGGGAAAGACAAACAGGAATATCTCGCCAATAATGGACTATCGTAAGCACATTGAGGCAGACGCCCTATTGAATACTCCACCGGTTTTTGCCGTATATGTTTCAATACTTACTTTGCGTTGGATAAAAAAAGAAGGTGGTTTAGTAGAAATGGAAAAACGCGCGAAAGAGCGTGCAGATTTACTTTACAGTACTTTAGATTCATTGCCGGTTTTTGCACCTATTGTGGCAAAAAAAGACAGAAGCTTGATGAATGCCACATTTACAACACATAATAAAGAACTGGAAAACCTGTTTTTAGAAGAATGCAAACAACAAGGGATGATCGGCGTAAAAGGTCATCGAAGTGTAGGCGGTTTACGCGTATCTATGTATAATGCAATGCCAATAAGTAGCGTACAAGCTTTAGTGGATTTAATGATAGACTTTAATCGTAGAAATGGATAA
- the yihA gene encoding ribosome biogenesis GTP-binding protein YihA/YsxC: MQIKNASYIISSPSYDKCPKADKPEYAFIGRSNVGKSSLINMLCNRQGLAKTSSTPGKTQMINHFLIESTRKEKAKKEYWNLVDLPGYGYAKVAQKERKTWGKMIEDYIRKRENLVNLFVLIDSRHKPQSIDLDFVQSLGDWEIPFTLIFTKSDKEKPGVVKRNVETFTELLRAHWQFLPQIIVTSATKKLGRDEMLELIQECNLRISEA, from the coding sequence ATGCAAATAAAAAACGCTTCATATATTATCTCTAGCCCTTCCTATGACAAATGCCCTAAAGCCGATAAGCCGGAATATGCTTTTATCGGCCGTAGTAATGTGGGTAAATCTTCTTTGATTAATATGCTTTGTAACAGGCAAGGGTTGGCTAAAACATCCTCTACACCCGGTAAAACGCAGATGATTAATCACTTTTTGATTGAAAGTACACGTAAAGAAAAAGCGAAAAAAGAGTATTGGAATTTGGTCGATCTCCCTGGATATGGTTATGCTAAAGTTGCCCAAAAAGAGCGTAAAACTTGGGGTAAAATGATTGAAGATTATATTCGAAAAAGAGAAAATTTGGTCAATCTTTTTGTTTTAATAGATAGCCGCCATAAACCGCAGTCCATAGATTTAGACTTTGTGCAATCATTGGGCGACTGGGAAATACCTTTTACATTGATTTTTACCAAATCAGACAAAGAAAAGCCCGGTGTCGTTAAACGAAATGTAGAAACATTCACTGAATTGTTAAGAGCTCACTGGCAATTTTTGCCACAGATAATAGTTACAAGTGCTACCAAAAAGCTCGGGCGAGATGAAATGTTGGAACTTATTCAAGAATGCAATCTTCGAATATCAGAGGCATAA
- a CDS encoding WD40/YVTN/BNR-like repeat-containing protein has protein sequence MKKMILAFLLIYSLQLFAQKGTIKIIHHGTKTNLRGLSICKDAIWVSGSKGKIAKSMDGGKSWQWHLVKGFERADLRDIQAFDKNTAIVMAIDSPAYILKTTDGGKNWKTVYQNNTSGMFLDAMDFSNHRNGIVVGDPIHGKIFLATTKNEGETWKFINPNISANIQKGEAFFAASGSNIVLLKTNNFHLISGGIKSRYFTKNKVCILPMMQGKETTGANAIAVYKNNIAITGGDFMEPNRNDSCFCFSNNNGNNWQRPTIAPNGYRSDVIFINKNTLICCGLTGVDISKDGGNTWENISHQSFNTCRYSKKLNAVFFIGQNGVIGKLLL, from the coding sequence ATGAAAAAAATGATACTAGCCTTTTTATTAATATATTCATTACAATTATTCGCGCAAAAAGGCACCATTAAAATAATACATCACGGCACTAAAACCAATCTGCGCGGATTATCAATTTGTAAGGATGCTATTTGGGTAAGTGGAAGCAAAGGGAAAATAGCAAAGTCAATGGATGGAGGAAAATCTTGGCAATGGCATTTAGTTAAAGGCTTTGAACGCGCTGACTTAAGAGACATTCAAGCATTTGATAAAAACACCGCAATTGTTATGGCCATAGATTCTCCCGCCTATATTTTAAAAACAACAGACGGCGGCAAAAACTGGAAAACAGTTTATCAAAATAACACCAGCGGTATGTTTTTAGATGCCATGGATTTTTCCAACCATAGAAATGGTATAGTTGTTGGCGACCCCATACATGGGAAAATATTTTTGGCCACCACTAAAAATGAAGGAGAAACCTGGAAGTTCATAAACCCAAATATTTCGGCGAACATACAAAAAGGAGAAGCGTTCTTTGCCGCTAGCGGTTCTAATATTGTCTTGCTAAAAACGAATAATTTTCACCTAATTAGCGGCGGAATAAAAAGTAGATATTTTACCAAAAATAAGGTTTGTATTTTACCTATGATGCAAGGAAAAGAAACTACTGGTGCGAATGCCATCGCGGTTTATAAAAATAATATAGCAATTACAGGCGGCGATTTTATGGAGCCTAATCGCAATGACAGTTGCTTTTGTTTTTCGAACAACAATGGTAATAATTGGCAAAGACCCACCATTGCCCCTAATGGGTATAGAAGCGATGTGATTTTCATTAATAAAAATACACTTATATGTTGTGGTTTAACCGGTGTAGATATTTCAAAGGATGGGGGTAATACTTGGGAGAATATTTCACATCAATCATTTAATACCTGTCGGTATAGCAAAAAATTAAATGCAGTTTTCTTTATTGGACAAAATGGGGTCATCGGCAAATTGCTATTGTAA
- a CDS encoding SRPBCC family protein encodes MMNEPLVLEQAFNTSIEHVWSAITSFNEMKEWYFPMLESFEPVLGFETKFKVENKGIEYLHVWKVDEVVPLKKISYEWKFGGYPGNSLLSFELYAQNSKTLLILMHSNLESFRGDIYHDLSKENFRLGWQQIIGKNLVNYLEEKYKD; translated from the coding sequence ATGATGAATGAACCTTTAGTTTTGGAGCAAGCTTTTAATACTTCAATTGAGCATGTCTGGAGCGCTATTACTTCATTCAATGAAATGAAAGAATGGTATTTCCCAATGCTTGAATCTTTTGAACCTGTTCTGGGTTTTGAAACAAAGTTTAAAGTAGAAAATAAAGGCATAGAATATTTACATGTTTGGAAAGTGGATGAAGTCGTACCATTAAAGAAAATAAGTTACGAATGGAAGTTCGGGGGCTACCCTGGCAATTCTTTACTGAGTTTTGAATTATATGCGCAAAACTCAAAAACTTTGTTAATACTGATGCATAGTAATTTAGAGTCTTTCCGTGGAGATATTTATCATGACTTATCAAAGGAAAACTTTAGGCTCGGATGGCAACAAATCATTGGCAAAAACCTAGTCAATTATTTGGAAGAAAAATACAAAGATTAA
- a CDS encoding DUF4097 family beta strand repeat-containing protein — MKKIFIIICLPCIFSTSACIQLGCEHHHTEETVSFVSGSKYIALENKTFAASSVKNVQADLISSDINIIGDATDKAYVTLHVNGSSVSSLSPKDLQERANKYYNIQINLLDDGELYISIKPKIDRIFSEDGLSFHVSVHTLPSVAGQISTVSGDMTLQNLASIKASSVSGDIVLKDIMGNVEAGSTSGEIKGDNIGSISDVHTVSGDISFQIKTLIKDVDIKSVSGDIVLKMPNDIATNIDLSSVSGDLNANNFKAVSFSQKSDHHVEGTINGGGKAIVANTISGDISLN, encoded by the coding sequence ATGAAAAAGATTTTTATAATAATCTGCCTTCCATGTATATTTAGTACAAGTGCGTGCATTCAATTGGGGTGTGAACATCATCATACTGAAGAAACTGTTTCTTTTGTGTCGGGGTCGAAATATATTGCATTAGAAAATAAAACTTTTGCCGCTTCTTCTGTCAAAAATGTACAGGCAGATTTAATCAGTTCCGATATAAATATTATAGGTGACGCTACCGATAAGGCTTATGTAACCCTGCACGTAAACGGAAGTAGTGTTTCTTCGCTTTCTCCCAAAGATTTGCAAGAACGAGCTAATAAATATTACAATATTCAAATAAATTTATTGGACGATGGTGAATTATATATATCTATAAAACCTAAGATTGATCGTATTTTTTCTGAAGATGGTTTGAGCTTTCATGTGTCTGTGCATACACTTCCTTCAGTAGCTGGTCAAATAAGTACTGTAAGCGGTGATATGACATTGCAAAATTTAGCTTCCATAAAAGCGTCGAGTGTGAGTGGAGATATTGTTCTAAAAGATATTATGGGAAATGTAGAAGCCGGCTCTACATCAGGCGAAATTAAAGGCGATAATATTGGGAGCATTTCCGATGTACATACGGTGAGTGGTGATATTAGTTTTCAAATAAAAACTTTGATAAAGGATGTAGATATAAAATCTGTTTCGGGTGATATTGTTTTAAAAATGCCCAATGATATCGCAACAAATATTGATTTAAGCTCTGTTAGTGGCGACCTCAATGCGAACAATTTTAAAGCCGTTTCCTTCTCTCAGAAATCAGATCATCATGTCGAAGGAACAATAAATGGTGGAGGAAAGGCTATTGTTGCGAATACTATTTCTGGAGATATTTCCTTAAATTAA
- a CDS encoding alpha-amylase family glycosyl hydrolase, which produces MNKCISINRIFLILLLGLTILVSCSKKTISPKPPTPPPTSVDSTKKDVPSGATDGVTFINNGTSAIFDLYAPGKSSVYVIGDFNNWTASATYKMTNSTDGSRWWVEVDNLDPTKEYAYQYYIDGSLKVADPYAHKILDPNNDKYIPASVYPNLKAYPAGQTGIVSVMQAQPTAYNWQATNFQRPNPKNLVVYELLVRDFVATHDYKTLTDTLDYIARLGVNAIELLPVNEFEGNDSWGYNTNFMFALDKYYGTPNDYKAFIDACHARGIAVIQDIVLEDQFGSSPLAQMYWNPTTNTPTQKNPWLDSIMTHPYGVGYQLNYQKPATVNFAKDVLKYWVKEYHIDGYRFDQANGFTETNSNGNNSAKWTAYDAERVQNLTNLNTYLKSLDPSLYLILEEFAEPKEVDALAKEGMISWNNQNSAGTQAAMGYAVGPTWDLSSMSYKNFGITEPTGLMTYVESHDEVRVQFKNGQYGNSNGAYSVKNLMTGLQRDGMLATFLFTVPGPKMIWMFGERGYDDATTGPDYDNLNGSSGSKRLSDQPPLWNYMQDPNRAALYNTYSTLIHYKINNPVFNTSTFTVSLTGAVKWIQLLGEDGVNVEVIGNFDVVPQTANISFPNTGTWYDNLGTANLNVPMLTIPITLAPGEYHVYSNSKLVE; this is translated from the coding sequence ATGAATAAGTGTATATCTATAAACAGAATTTTTTTAATATTGTTATTGGGCCTGACAATATTAGTGAGCTGTTCAAAGAAAACTATTTCCCCTAAGCCTCCAACTCCGCCTCCAACTTCGGTAGATTCTACTAAAAAAGACGTGCCATCGGGTGCAACAGATGGTGTTACTTTTATTAATAATGGAACCTCCGCAATTTTTGATTTATATGCGCCTGGAAAAAGTTCTGTGTATGTGATTGGTGATTTTAATAATTGGACAGCAAGTGCTACTTATAAAATGACTAATTCCACAGATGGTTCGCGCTGGTGGGTGGAAGTTGATAATCTTGATCCAACAAAAGAATATGCCTATCAATATTATATTGATGGTTCATTGAAAGTGGCGGATCCTTATGCACATAAGATTCTAGATCCTAATAATGACAAATATATTCCAGCAAGTGTCTATCCGAATTTAAAAGCTTATCCTGCCGGTCAAACGGGTATTGTAAGTGTAATGCAGGCACAACCGACTGCCTATAACTGGCAGGCGACAAACTTCCAAAGGCCTAACCCCAAAAATCTTGTAGTTTATGAATTATTGGTACGTGATTTTGTTGCGACACATGATTATAAAACATTGACGGATACTTTGGATTATATTGCACGGTTGGGTGTGAATGCTATTGAGTTGTTGCCGGTGAACGAATTTGAAGGAAATGATTCTTGGGGGTACAATACAAACTTCATGTTTGCCTTAGATAAATATTACGGTACGCCCAACGATTATAAAGCTTTTATAGATGCTTGTCATGCACGTGGTATTGCGGTAATTCAAGATATTGTTTTGGAAGACCAGTTTGGTTCTTCACCGTTGGCGCAGATGTATTGGAACCCCACAACAAATACGCCTACACAAAAAAATCCTTGGTTAGATTCTATTATGACACATCCGTATGGTGTTGGTTATCAATTGAATTATCAGAAACCGGCAACCGTAAACTTTGCAAAGGATGTTTTGAAATATTGGGTCAAGGAATACCATATTGATGGTTATCGTTTTGATCAGGCAAATGGCTTTACAGAAACAAACTCTAATGGAAACAACTCAGCTAAGTGGACGGCTTATGATGCAGAACGTGTACAGAATCTGACAAACTTAAATACCTATTTAAAGAGCCTTGATCCTTCTTTATATTTAATATTAGAAGAATTTGCAGAACCAAAAGAAGTTGATGCATTAGCAAAAGAAGGAATGATAAGTTGGAATAATCAAAACTCCGCTGGAACGCAGGCTGCGATGGGTTATGCGGTAGGCCCTACTTGGGATTTGTCGAGTATGTCCTATAAAAATTTTGGCATAACAGAACCAACTGGTTTGATGACCTATGTAGAAAGCCACGACGAAGTGCGTGTACAATTTAAGAATGGTCAATACGGAAATAGTAATGGAGCTTATAGCGTAAAAAACCTAATGACAGGGTTACAGCGTGATGGGATGCTAGCGACATTTTTGTTTACTGTTCCGGGTCCGAAAATGATATGGATGTTTGGCGAACGTGGATATGATGATGCAACTACTGGGCCGGATTATGATAATCTGAATGGATCTTCTGGCAGTAAAAGGCTCAGCGATCAACCGCCACTTTGGAACTATATGCAAGATCCGAATCGTGCTGCGTTATACAACACTTATTCAACATTGATTCATTATAAAATAAATAATCCCGTATTTAATACATCCACCTTTACAGTAAGTCTTACAGGTGCAGTGAAATGGATTCAATTATTAGGCGAAGATGGAGTAAATGTAGAGGTTATTGGGAATTTTGATGTAGTGCCACAAACAGCAAATATCAGTTTCCCCAATACTGGTACTTGGTACGATAATTTGGGTACGGCTAATCTTAATGTGCCGATGCTTACTATTCCTATAACGCTGGCGCCGGGAGAATATCATGTATATAGCAATAGCAAGCTGGTGGAATAA
- a CDS encoding MFS transporter — translation MENIAIKPRLSIAQIINMSIGFFGIQFAFGLQNANVSRIFQSLGANIDSIPILWIAAPLTGLIVQPIIGHVSDKIWWGKWGRRRPFFFIGAILGSIALFIFPDVGALWLAAIFLWILDASINVAMEPFRAFVGDMLPDAQRTSGFAMQSFFIGLGAVISSALPYLLTALHVNNTPLPGHIPDSVRYSFYIGAIVFFVSVAYTVFTTKEYSPDEFKKFGLIEETHTVLIKTPASNFQKRGLIWLAIGLLLSIFLYGYNTEAKVPLEKELYVLSLGLLVYGIFQMLAAIYLRKNNKNGLVEIMDDLNFLPKTMKQLAVIQFFTWFALFSMWIYATPALAQHLYNTVDSSSKAYNDVGNWVGILFAFYNGFAALFAFLLPVLAKKFSRPITHFIALIFGGLGLISFYLFKTENMLIISMLGVGFAWASILSMPYSMLTQALPQKKMGVYMGIFNFFIVIPQILAATLLGVFTKHLFGGNAVFTIVLGGASMILAAVLTLRIKEKAMNKYFKSF, via the coding sequence ATGGAAAATATTGCAATTAAACCGAGGCTTTCGATAGCGCAGATTATCAATATGAGTATTGGTTTTTTCGGTATTCAATTTGCGTTTGGATTACAAAATGCCAATGTGAGTAGGATATTTCAATCTTTGGGAGCCAATATAGATTCCATTCCTATTCTGTGGATTGCCGCGCCATTAACCGGATTGATTGTGCAACCAATTATTGGACACGTAAGTGATAAAATTTGGTGGGGGAAATGGGGCAGAAGGCGGCCGTTCTTTTTTATTGGTGCGATTCTCGGTTCGATAGCTTTATTTATTTTCCCGGATGTTGGGGCATTGTGGTTGGCAGCCATTTTCCTATGGATTTTAGATGCGTCTATTAATGTGGCCATGGAACCATTTCGTGCATTTGTTGGAGATATGCTACCCGACGCACAACGTACTTCTGGGTTCGCCATGCAGAGTTTTTTTATAGGATTGGGTGCAGTCATTTCTTCAGCGCTTCCATATTTGTTGACAGCATTACATGTAAATAATACGCCACTTCCCGGTCATATACCGGACTCTGTAAGATATTCATTTTATATCGGTGCCATTGTGTTTTTTGTTTCGGTGGCTTATACTGTTTTTACTACAAAGGAATATTCTCCTGATGAGTTTAAAAAATTTGGACTGATAGAGGAAACACATACAGTACTTATAAAAACGCCTGCATCTAATTTTCAAAAAAGAGGATTGATTTGGTTGGCGATTGGATTGTTGCTTTCGATATTCTTATATGGTTATAATACGGAAGCAAAAGTACCATTGGAAAAAGAATTGTATGTTTTGTCTTTAGGCCTCCTTGTATATGGTATATTTCAGATGCTTGCGGCTATCTATTTAAGAAAGAATAATAAGAACGGGTTAGTAGAAATAATGGACGATTTGAATTTCTTGCCAAAGACAATGAAACAATTGGCTGTGATTCAGTTTTTTACTTGGTTTGCATTATTCTCTATGTGGATTTATGCAACGCCTGCATTGGCACAACATCTTTACAATACTGTTGATTCGTCATCCAAAGCGTATAATGATGTTGGTAATTGGGTGGGTATCCTATTTGCATTTTACAATGGTTTCGCGGCATTGTTTGCATTTTTATTACCAGTTTTAGCAAAAAAGTTTTCTCGACCCATAACTCATTTTATCGCTTTGATTTTTGGGGGCCTTGGCTTGATTTCTTTTTACTTATTCAAAACAGAAAACATGCTTATAATAAGTATGCTAGGAGTGGGATTTGCCTGGGCGAGTATTTTGTCTATGCCTTACTCCATGCTTACACAAGCTCTGCCACAAAAAAAGATGGGTGTTTACATGGGTATTTTCAATTTCTTTATAGTGATACCACAAATTTTAGCTGCTACATTATTGGGCGTTTTTACCAAGCATCTTTTTGGAGGAAATGCTGTGTTTACAATAGTGCTAGGTGGTGCGTCTATGATTTTGGCTGCGGTGCTTACCTTAAGAATAAAAGAGAAAGCAATGAATAAATATTTTAAAAGCTTTTAA
- a CDS encoding alpha-amylase family glycosyl hydrolase, with translation MIRKTFIIICFGICSFSGVNAQQSKPVIYQMIVRLFGNQNTTNKFYGSIEENGCGKFNDINDKALDSLKTLGITHIWYTGILEHATMTDYAAFGIKVDDPDVVKGRAGSPYAVKDYYDVDPDLSVNVKNRMAEFQSLIDRTHQHGLKAIMDFIPNHVARGYYSGAKPDSVISFGMQDDTSVTFSPKNDFYYIPKTSFVVPKGVDAGGKDFHSPLKDGKFYERPAKATGNNVFKPDPSIDDWYETVKLNYGVDIQHGNKEYFTPTPPVWKKMRDILVFWTKKGVDGFRCDVAEMVPVAFWHWVIPQVKKVNPHIIFIAEAYTPEKYEQYLNYGHFDYLYNKVGLYDVLKKLIKNDSGTSVNEIENVMDFQKNFSQHMLNFLENHDEERIASIQFAGNPFFAEPAMVIAATISNAPVMIYFGQELGEKAEGAEGFGGDDGKTTIFDYWGVPAVQQWTDDGKFDGGKLSSAQKSLRDFYQKLLHIARGNAALYNGQYQIIKDTVFNEKQFAYLRFNGQEKILVVANFDRKNNLQTTLQMPANLTGRKSLETVVNLFTNKRVGIEKGIPISVAPNGYLILKLE, from the coding sequence ATGATTAGAAAAACTTTTATAATAATTTGTTTTGGCATTTGCAGTTTTTCCGGAGTAAATGCACAACAAAGCAAGCCTGTCATTTATCAAATGATCGTGCGATTGTTTGGCAATCAAAACACGACTAATAAGTTCTACGGTTCTATTGAAGAAAATGGTTGTGGTAAGTTTAATGATATAAATGACAAAGCGCTGGATAGCCTAAAAACATTGGGCATTACACATATCTGGTACACGGGTATTTTAGAGCATGCTACGATGACCGATTATGCTGCTTTTGGAATTAAAGTAGATGATCCTGATGTGGTAAAAGGCCGCGCTGGATCGCCTTACGCAGTAAAAGATTATTACGATGTAGATCCTGATTTGTCCGTGAATGTAAAAAACAGAATGGCGGAGTTTCAGTCATTGATTGATAGAACGCATCAACATGGATTAAAAGCCATCATGGATTTTATTCCAAATCATGTGGCACGCGGATATTATTCGGGTGCCAAGCCGGATTCTGTTATAAGTTTTGGTATGCAAGACGATACGAGTGTTACTTTTAGTCCGAAAAATGATTTTTATTATATTCCTAAAACTTCTTTTGTTGTTCCAAAAGGTGTGGATGCAGGTGGTAAAGATTTCCATAGCCCATTGAAAGATGGTAAGTTTTATGAACGCCCTGCCAAAGCTACGGGCAATAATGTTTTCAAACCAGACCCCTCTATTGATGATTGGTACGAAACGGTAAAGTTGAACTATGGAGTAGATATTCAACATGGGAATAAGGAATATTTTACACCCACGCCACCGGTATGGAAAAAGATGCGTGACATTTTAGTTTTCTGGACAAAAAAAGGAGTTGATGGTTTTCGCTGCGATGTAGCAGAAATGGTGCCTGTAGCATTTTGGCATTGGGTTATTCCACAAGTGAAAAAAGTAAATCCTCATATAATATTTATCGCAGAAGCTTATACGCCTGAGAAATATGAACAGTATTTGAACTATGGACATTTTGATTATTTATACAACAAAGTTGGTCTGTATGATGTGTTGAAAAAATTGATTAAAAATGATAGTGGCACTTCGGTAAATGAAATAGAAAATGTGATGGATTTTCAAAAGAATTTTTCGCAACATATGTTGAACTTTTTGGAAAATCATGACGAAGAAAGAATTGCTTCTATACAATTCGCCGGCAATCCGTTTTTTGCCGAACCCGCTATGGTTATTGCTGCAACGATTTCCAATGCTCCAGTGATGATTTATTTCGGCCAAGAATTGGGAGAGAAAGCAGAAGGTGCGGAAGGCTTTGGGGGTGATGATGGCAAAACAACCATCTTCGATTATTGGGGCGTACCGGCCGTTCAACAGTGGACAGACGATGGGAAGTTTGATGGAGGAAAACTTTCATCTGCTCAAAAAAGTTTGCGTGATTTTTATCAAAAACTATTGCATATCGCAAGAGGAAATGCTGCATTATATAATGGGCAATATCAAATAATAAAAGATACGGTATTCAATGAAAAACAATTTGCATACTTACGTTTCAATGGCCAAGAAAAAATATTGGTAGTCGCAAATTTTGATAGAAAAAATAATTTGCAAACAACGCTTCAAATGCCGGCAAACTTAACGGGTAGGAAGTCCTTAGAAACGGTGGTGAATTTATTTACCAACAAAAGAGTTGGAATTGAAAAAGGTATTCCTATTAGCGTTGCACCCAATGGATATTTGATTTTAAAATTAGAATAA